In a single window of the Nodularia spumigena CCY9414 genome:
- a CDS encoding phosphoribulokinase → MGRPIILGIVGDSAAGKTTLTRGIAQVLGPENVTLICTDDYHSYDRQQRAEMGITALHPDCNHLDIMQQHLSLLRTGQPILKPVYSHSTGKFEAPKYIKPNKFVIIEGLLGYSTRAAREAYDVKVYLAPPEELRAEWKVKRDTQKRGYTAEQVLAELEKREPDSEKYIRPQRQWSDIVVSFYPANDEDEDNNGHLNVRLVLRPTIPHPDFTSILNLTDGNSESAVRLGLDRDMSKPVDVLEVDGHATLEQVNKLEHILCSDMPYLLNVCDREINPELGKVAGTTGETLQSYPLALTQLIITYHMLKATQMYQ, encoded by the coding sequence ATGGGTCGTCCAATAATTTTGGGGATTGTCGGTGATAGCGCCGCAGGTAAAACAACACTAACTAGGGGAATTGCTCAGGTACTAGGGCCAGAAAATGTTACGCTCATCTGTACCGATGATTATCACAGTTATGATCGTCAACAACGTGCAGAAATGGGTATCACTGCCCTTCATCCTGATTGTAATCATTTAGATATCATGCAGCAGCATTTATCGCTGCTACGCACAGGACAGCCCATTCTTAAACCTGTTTACAGCCACTCAACTGGGAAATTTGAAGCTCCCAAATACATAAAACCCAATAAATTTGTTATAATAGAGGGTTTACTTGGTTATTCTACCCGTGCAGCCCGTGAAGCCTACGACGTAAAAGTTTATCTTGCACCTCCCGAAGAACTACGCGCCGAGTGGAAAGTGAAGCGAGATACTCAAAAACGGGGCTATACTGCGGAACAGGTATTGGCAGAATTAGAAAAGCGTGAACCAGACTCAGAAAAATATATTCGTCCCCAGCGTCAATGGTCGGATATAGTGGTGAGTTTTTATCCCGCCAATGATGAAGACGAGGATAATAACGGACATTTAAATGTGCGGTTAGTGCTGCGACCAACAATCCCTCATCCTGATTTTACTTCAATTTTGAATTTAACTGACGGTAATTCTGAGTCAGCAGTTCGCTTGGGTTTAGACAGAGATATGAGTAAACCCGTGGATGTATTGGAAGTGGATGGTCACGCGACTTTGGAACAGGTGAATAAGTTAGAGCATATATTATGTTCGGATATGCCGTATTTACTCAATGTGTGCGATCGCGAAATTAACCCAGAACTAGGCAAAGTTGCGGGAACAACTGGAGAAACATTGCAAAGTTATCCTTTAGCGCTGACGCAGTTGATTATTACCTACCATATGTTGAAAGCAACACAAATGTATCAGTGA
- a CDS encoding peptide ligase PGM1-related protein has protein sequence MVMLNISELDKIDKFRHLQLTLCDRWPTIELFDYGEADILIIPSLSIDQHELHKIEGCEHYEERLLFSLMRLRNPRTRLIYVTSMPLHPSVIDYYLQLLPGIPFSHARNRLLLLSTYDSSLRPLTAKILERPRLLERIRQALRLEKSFMTCYNSTFLEAELSLELNVPLYAVAPNLQTWGTKSGSRQIFAESGVPLPDGSEKVCNQEDLAEVAANLWERQPTLQRIVVKLNEGISGEGNALLDLRPIMDLAPGKVSHAQTVAAISDRFPTMRFQSTHETWENFATRITELGAIAEAFVEGEIKRSPSVQGRITPTGEVEIVSTHDQILGGPDGQIYLGCRFPADSRYRLQLQQCGLQIGKKLSEKGAFERFGVDFITVDQGNGEWDIQAIEINLRKGGTTHPFMTLKLLTNGRYDLSTGLFYSQQGRPKYYIATDNLQKDRYRGLLPNDLMDIIAHHRLHFDSGTETGTVFHLMGCLSQFGKLGLTSIGDSPQQAEDIYNKVVKVLDEETRSENPDLPLFSDYTFPLAWDGYS, from the coding sequence ATGGTGATGCTGAATATTTCCGAATTAGACAAAATTGATAAGTTTCGCCATCTTCAGTTAACTTTATGCGATCGCTGGCCGACCATTGAGCTATTTGACTATGGTGAGGCGGATATTTTAATTATTCCCTCCCTCAGCATCGACCAGCATGAACTGCATAAAATCGAAGGCTGTGAGCATTATGAAGAAAGATTATTATTCTCTTTAATGCGTTTGCGAAACCCCCGGACTCGGTTGATTTACGTCACATCAATGCCTCTACATCCGAGTGTTATTGATTACTATTTGCAACTGTTACCTGGAATTCCTTTTTCCCATGCGCGGAATCGCTTACTGTTACTTTCCACTTATGACTCTTCCCTTAGACCCCTAACTGCCAAGATTTTAGAACGTCCTCGACTGCTAGAACGCATCCGCCAAGCCTTGAGACTAGAAAAATCATTTATGACTTGTTACAATTCCACATTTTTAGAAGCAGAATTATCTCTAGAATTAAATGTGCCATTGTATGCTGTTGCGCCAAATTTACAGACTTGGGGGACAAAAAGCGGTAGTCGCCAAATCTTTGCCGAAAGTGGAGTTCCCCTACCAGATGGCAGCGAAAAGGTCTGTAATCAGGAAGATTTGGCAGAAGTTGCGGCTAATTTATGGGAACGCCAACCGACATTACAAAGAATAGTTGTAAAACTTAATGAAGGCATTTCTGGAGAAGGAAATGCACTGCTAGATTTAAGACCAATTATGGATTTAGCACCGGGGAAAGTGTCTCATGCTCAAACAGTAGCAGCAATTAGCGATCGCTTCCCTACCATGCGCTTTCAATCCACACACGAGACTTGGGAAAATTTTGCTACACGGATTACTGAGTTGGGTGCGATCGCCGAAGCATTTGTAGAAGGAGAAATTAAGCGATCGCCAAGTGTCCAAGGACGCATCACACCCACAGGTGAAGTAGAAATAGTCTCCACCCATGACCAAATTCTCGGCGGCCCAGACGGACAAATTTATCTTGGTTGTCGATTTCCGGCTGATTCCCGCTACAGGCTGCAATTGCAGCAATGCGGTTTACAAATCGGCAAAAAACTCTCCGAAAAAGGGGCATTTGAACGATTTGGTGTAGATTTCATCACCGTTGACCAAGGAAATGGTGAGTGGGACATTCAAGCCATTGAAATTAACTTGCGAAAAGGTGGTACTACTCATCCTTTCATGACCCTGAAATTGTTAACAAACGGACGCTACGACCTTTCCACCGGGTTATTTTATAGTCAACAAGGGCGACCAAAATACTATATAGCCACCGACAACCTGCAAAAAGACCGATATCGGGGATTATTACCCAACGATTTAATGGATATTATCGCCCATCACCGACTGCACTTTGATAGCGGGACAGAAACAGGTACAGTTTTCCATCTCATGGGTTGTCTTTCCCAGTTTGGCAAATTGGGATTAACCAGCATTGGCGACTCCCCACAACAAGCAGAAGACATTTATAACAAAGTTGTGAAAGTTCTGGACGAAGAAACCCGCAGCGAAAATCCGGATTTACCTTTGTTCTCAGATTACACTTTCCCTCTAGCTTGGGATGGATATAGCTAG
- a CDS encoding aromatic ring-hydroxylating oxygenase subunit alpha produces the protein MLKNFWYACEFSSVVTKKPKQIVMLNQRFVLYRNSQGQVVALKDQCSHRGAALSMGWLEDNCIRCPYHGWKFESDGKCVQIPSNEVGTPIPKKANITSYPIQEKYGFIWLFYGELPESERPPIPALPEFDDPNLHRSFLDFSVNTHYTRVLENALDLSHLPIVHANTFGAGFGKNSRFDVYDIQDEPWGISAKSTYKNYTKPKGLFKLFFRGKSTDINSKFTFYLPNITKLETSSNSIKIVNFAIHLPVDENTTISKRILFRSFLPYSWLDGIFLRYYTKIHGEDSTVSESQYPRFIPDSLSTEVHVDADAFTLKYRQIRNKYLAMGWGLKANKIELDNYQENQLRHFDTSLKN, from the coding sequence ATGCTAAAAAACTTCTGGTACGCTTGTGAATTTAGTTCAGTTGTTACTAAGAAGCCGAAGCAAATTGTGATGTTAAATCAGAGGTTTGTCCTCTATCGCAATTCTCAAGGACAAGTAGTTGCATTGAAAGACCAATGTTCTCATCGTGGTGCAGCATTATCTATGGGTTGGCTAGAAGACAACTGTATTCGTTGTCCCTATCATGGATGGAAATTTGAATCTGACGGAAAATGTGTGCAAATTCCTTCTAATGAAGTTGGTACACCTATTCCGAAAAAAGCGAATATAACCAGCTACCCAATACAAGAAAAATATGGTTTTATCTGGCTATTTTATGGAGAATTGCCAGAATCAGAACGTCCACCAATTCCAGCTTTACCAGAGTTTGACGACCCAAATTTACATCGTTCTTTTTTAGATTTTTCTGTAAATACTCACTATACTAGAGTTTTAGAAAATGCTCTAGATTTATCCCATTTACCTATAGTTCATGCCAATACTTTTGGGGCAGGATTTGGTAAAAATTCTAGGTTTGATGTGTATGATATTCAAGATGAACCTTGGGGAATTAGTGCTAAAAGCACATACAAAAATTACACCAAGCCAAAAGGTTTATTTAAACTATTTTTTCGGGGGAAAAGCACAGATATAAACTCAAAATTCACCTTTTACTTGCCCAATATTACTAAACTAGAAACTAGCTCGAATAGCATCAAAATTGTCAACTTTGCTATTCATCTTCCTGTTGATGAAAACACAACTATAAGTAAGCGAATTCTTTTTCGCAGTTTTTTACCATACTCTTGGTTAGATGGTATATTTCTAAGGTACTATACTAAGATTCATGGGGAAGATAGTACTGTTAGCGAATCACAATATCCCCGATTTATCCCTGACAGTTTATCAACAGAAGTTCATGTTGATGCTGATGCTTTTACTCTTAAATATCGCCAAATTCGTAATAAATATTTGGCTATGGGTTGGGGTTTAAAGGCTAATAAAATTGAATTAGATAACTATCAAGAAAATCAATTAAGACATTTTGACACATCATTAAAAAATTAG
- a CDS encoding aromatic ring-hydroxylating dioxygenase subunit alpha — MLKDFWYACEFSSAVTNKPKQVLMFNQRFVLYRNSQGQIIALNDQCPHRGAAFSLGWVEKDCLRCPYHGWKFQADGKCVEIPSNAPETPIPKKAHVDSYPVEEKYGFVWLFYSDLPAAKRPLLPTFPEYMVSTMRPVYDDGIDNANYARLMEANLDFTHVIAVHKKSFGQRIPIDKTIKYQVDKYDWGAVAQVNYESLGNSKSFLNFLLGGRPELKTKLTLYLPNVTLAEISVGRGNRFDIKFGILVAHLPIDENRTRVKRVLYRNVLPIPWLDGFFRKIDHKLAQEDTIVVSTLNSQLMPQISEELHVAADALDITFRQFLQKSQADFSASIQEKQQQLM, encoded by the coding sequence ATGTTGAAAGACTTTTGGTATGCTTGTGAATTTAGCTCGGCAGTTACTAATAAGCCCAAGCAAGTTTTAATGTTCAACCAGAGATTTGTGCTTTATCGCAACTCTCAAGGACAAATAATAGCTTTAAATGATCAATGTCCCCATCGTGGTGCTGCTTTTTCTCTTGGTTGGGTTGAAAAAGATTGTCTGCGTTGTCCCTATCATGGATGGAAATTTCAAGCTGATGGGAAATGTGTTGAAATCCCTTCTAACGCACCGGAAACACCTATTCCTAAAAAAGCTCATGTTGATAGCTACCCAGTTGAGGAAAAATATGGTTTTGTCTGGCTGTTTTATAGCGACTTACCAGCAGCCAAACGTCCTCTTTTACCTACTTTTCCCGAGTACATGGTCTCAACTATGCGTCCTGTGTACGATGATGGTATAGATAATGCTAATTATGCTCGTCTCATGGAAGCTAATCTTGATTTTACCCATGTGATTGCAGTTCATAAAAAATCTTTTGGTCAGAGAATACCCATCGATAAAACTATTAAATATCAAGTTGATAAATATGATTGGGGTGCAGTTGCTCAAGTTAATTATGAATCTTTAGGTAATTCCAAAAGTTTTTTAAACTTTTTGCTCGGTGGACGACCAGAATTGAAAACCAAATTGACTTTATATCTACCTAATGTTACTCTGGCAGAAATTAGTGTTGGTCGCGGTAACAGATTTGATATCAAGTTTGGCATTTTAGTTGCTCACCTACCGATTGATGAAAATAGAACTCGTGTCAAACGTGTTTTATATCGCAATGTTTTACCCATACCTTGGTTGGATGGTTTCTTTAGAAAAATTGACCACAAACTCGCCCAAGAAGATACGATAGTAGTTTCAACTTTAAACTCTCAATTAATGCCGCAAATATCAGAGGAGCTTCATGTGGCGGCTGATGCTTTAGATATTACTTTTCGTCAGTTTCTGCAAAAGTCTCAGGCTGATTTTTCTGCATCTATTCAGGAGAAACAGCAGCAATTGATGTGA
- the hemF gene encoding oxygen-dependent coproporphyrinogen oxidase — MNHVLEKYLTQQPTMRGVIDKFFRQMFDNTCQALESLDGKKFSEQSWNRDRKGLWTVGKSSEDAIYIDRVLHNGNVLEKVGVNYVAIDGELPPGMSFEKSGALATGAADKMTTSKGNRFFATGSSFVIHPHNPMAPTAHVNYRYFEIRNANQPVYWWFGGGADLTPAYLFEEDAVHFHQVHKDVCDQYSSAYYPRFKNACDEYFYIPHRGEHRGVGGIFFDNLNHDNPEKLLSLVTNCADAFLPAYMPILETRKDMSFTEENKYWQHLVRGRYVEFILSCDRGIRFGLASGMVKQQSVFNCMPPAANWEYDDQPIPGSKEAMLKEVLRSPRNWL; from the coding sequence ATGAACCATGTCCTGGAAAAATATTTGACACAACAACCAACAATGCGTGGGGTAATCGACAAGTTTTTCAGACAAATGTTTGATAATACTTGCCAAGCGCTGGAATCGTTAGATGGTAAAAAGTTTTCTGAACAGTCCTGGAATCGCGATCGCAAGGGACTTTGGACGGTTGGTAAAAGTAGTGAAGACGCTATATATATTGACCGGGTTCTGCACAATGGTAATGTGTTGGAAAAGGTAGGAGTTAATTATGTAGCCATAGATGGTGAGTTACCTCCGGGAATGTCTTTTGAAAAATCAGGCGCTTTGGCTACAGGTGCAGCAGATAAAATGACTACTAGCAAAGGGAACCGCTTTTTCGCTACAGGTTCTAGCTTTGTCATTCATCCTCATAACCCGATGGCTCCCACGGCTCATGTTAACTATCGCTATTTCGAGATTCGTAATGCTAACCAGCCTGTATATTGGTGGTTTGGTGGCGGTGCTGATTTAACACCTGCATATCTTTTTGAGGAAGATGCTGTTCATTTTCATCAAGTGCATAAAGATGTTTGTGATCAGTATAGTTCTGCTTATTACCCCCGTTTTAAAAATGCCTGTGATGAATATTTTTACATACCACATCGTGGCGAACATCGAGGTGTAGGTGGAATTTTCTTTGATAATTTAAATCATGATAATCCTGAAAAACTTTTGTCGTTAGTGACTAATTGTGCTGATGCTTTTCTCCCGGCTTATATGCCTATTTTAGAAACGCGTAAAGATATGTCATTTACAGAAGAAAACAAGTATTGGCAACATCTGGTGCGTGGGCGATATGTAGAGTTTATCTTATCGTGCGATCGCGGGATTCGTTTTGGTTTAGCCAGTGGTATGGTGAAGCAGCAAAGTGTGTTTAATTGTATGCCTCCTGCTGCTAATTGGGAATACGATGATCAACCTATTCCTGGTAGCAAAGAAGCCATGTTGAAAGAAGTTTTAAGAAGTCCTCGTAATTGGCTATAA
- a CDS encoding FAD-binding protein, whose translation MNNIITDLKQIISGEVSNKESELEAVSQDFGNIVKKQPQVVIRPQNSRDIAEAIKYAAKQGLTISSRAAGHSLSGQSLNQDGILLDMRNLNQIDEFHPNQLWFQADPGVTWKQVVDTALTHGVIPPVLTNNFEVTLGGTLSAAGLGLSSFRYGSQADNCLGLEVVTGTGDIVWCTPEENSELFYHVLCGYGQFGIITKVKNRLRKYRPYTRSYFLCYDDLDKLLYDARWLVSKGEIDGLVSLFSPCLQGISRKANQMKPLIQWFYRMQITLEVDSVNEINDAELLADLNFYRHVYTEDLTFEKFIQPLGQVPHPVNTANTWIDVLLPGHRAKEFIDIALQRLPGFLDFRTVPVGSFCLNSRHHKMPMFPLPDDDLIIGLGMYPTIPKSQVQPVLEQLNLLTDLSFQMGGKRYMATWADFDLPRWRSHFGNYWSKINDLKRKYDPCGILNPGFFKYEELVETGANRNPTPSPSGASEEGDKNKKNFMNYLKLLYI comes from the coding sequence ATGAACAACATTATCACCGATTTAAAACAGATTATTTCTGGGGAAGTTAGTAATAAAGAATCAGAGTTAGAAGCAGTTTCTCAGGATTTTGGTAATATTGTTAAAAAACAACCTCAAGTTGTGATTCGTCCGCAAAATTCGCGCGATATTGCTGAAGCAATTAAATATGCTGCTAAACAAGGTTTAACAATTTCTTCACGGGCTGCGGGACATTCTTTAAGTGGTCAATCTTTGAATCAAGATGGCATTCTTTTAGATATGAGGAATCTGAATCAAATTGATGAGTTCCACCCCAATCAACTTTGGTTTCAAGCTGATCCTGGTGTGACTTGGAAGCAAGTTGTTGATACTGCTTTAACTCATGGTGTAATTCCACCTGTTCTTACTAATAATTTTGAAGTAACTTTGGGGGGAACTCTCTCTGCGGCTGGTTTGGGTTTGAGTTCTTTTCGTTACGGTTCTCAAGCTGATAATTGTTTGGGTTTAGAAGTTGTCACGGGGACTGGTGATATTGTTTGGTGTACACCAGAAGAAAATAGTGAACTTTTTTATCACGTTCTTTGTGGTTATGGTCAGTTTGGTATCATTACTAAAGTCAAAAATCGGTTAAGAAAATATCGCCCTTATACGCGCAGTTATTTTCTTTGCTATGACGATTTAGATAAACTTTTATATGATGCGCGTTGGCTGGTTTCAAAAGGTGAGATAGATGGTTTAGTATCTTTATTTTCACCCTGCTTACAAGGAATAAGTAGAAAAGCAAATCAGATGAAACCGTTAATTCAATGGTTCTACAGAATGCAAATTACTCTGGAAGTTGATTCTGTAAATGAGATAAATGATGCTGAATTGCTGGCTGATTTAAATTTTTATCGTCATGTCTATACAGAAGACTTAACTTTTGAGAAGTTTATTCAACCATTAGGTCAAGTTCCTCATCCTGTAAATACTGCTAATACTTGGATAGATGTACTTTTACCAGGACATAGAGCAAAGGAATTTATTGATATTGCTCTTCAGCGTTTACCTGGATTTCTTGATTTCCGCACTGTACCTGTAGGTTCGTTTTGTCTCAATTCTCGCCATCATAAAATGCCTATGTTTCCTTTACCTGATGATGATTTAATTATCGGTTTGGGAATGTATCCGACTATTCCTAAATCTCAGGTTCAACCTGTGTTGGAGCAGTTAAATTTATTGACTGATTTGAGTTTCCAAATGGGTGGTAAAAGATATATGGCGACTTGGGCGGATTTTGATTTGCCAAGATGGCGATCGCATTTCGGAAATTACTGGTCTAAAATCAATGATTTGAAGCGGAAATATGACCCTTGCGGTATTCTTAACCCTGGTTTCTTTAAATATGAAGAACTTGTAGAAACAGGGGCGAATAGAAACCCCACCCCTAGCCCCTCCGGTGCAAGCGAGGAGGGGGACAAGAATAAAAAAAATTTCATGAATTATTTAAAACTGCTATATATATAA
- a CDS encoding ABC exporter membrane fusion protein, translating to MLRNSEEIRKSSLFPANLRWLVALGITSVMAMGAGVVYVTRPTMTQTSVVSTQVSQPVTPKVNALGRLEPAGEVIRISAPTDASGASRVAQLLVDEGKQVNAGDVIAILDNRDRLQANLKEAQQQVRVAISRLNQVKAGAKQGEISARAATVRNLQAQLEGEIQIQQATTARLEAELQNAEMEFRRYENLYKEGAVAASTVDSRRLTLKTAQEELNGARASLASTQRTLTAQIQEAKATLEQTAEVRPTDVAIVQAEVDSAIATVEKMQVEVDTAYIRAPQAGQILRVQARPGETIGEQGIVELGETTQMYAIAEIYESDIGKIRPGQVANITSPSNAFAGELTGIVDRIGLKVAKKDVLDSDPTAATDARVIEAKVRLDEVSSQQVANFTNLQVNVEIVISP from the coding sequence ATGTTGCGAAATTCTGAGGAAATTAGGAAATCGTCTTTGTTTCCAGCCAATTTGCGTTGGTTGGTCGCTTTGGGTATTACTTCGGTAATGGCGATGGGAGCAGGTGTAGTTTATGTAACTCGCCCGACAATGACTCAAACTTCGGTTGTTTCAACTCAGGTGAGTCAGCCAGTTACGCCAAAAGTCAATGCGCTGGGACGATTGGAGCCAGCAGGGGAGGTAATTAGAATTTCGGCTCCTACTGATGCTAGTGGTGCTAGTCGTGTGGCTCAATTGTTGGTTGATGAGGGGAAGCAAGTTAACGCGGGAGATGTGATTGCTATTTTGGATAATCGCGATCGCCTACAAGCTAATCTTAAGGAAGCACAGCAACAAGTCAGAGTGGCGATATCACGCCTAAATCAGGTGAAAGCTGGTGCAAAACAAGGTGAAATATCGGCTAGAGCAGCCACTGTCAGAAATCTGCAAGCACAGTTAGAGGGTGAAATCCAAATCCAGCAAGCTACCACCGCTCGTCTGGAAGCTGAGTTACAAAATGCAGAAATGGAATTTCGCCGCTATGAAAATCTTTACAAGGAGGGTGCTGTAGCCGCTTCTACGGTGGATAGTCGCAGATTAACCTTAAAAACAGCCCAAGAGGAGTTGAATGGTGCTAGAGCCAGTTTAGCCAGCACTCAACGCACCCTCACGGCGCAGATTCAAGAAGCTAAAGCGACTTTAGAACAAACAGCAGAGGTGCGTCCCACTGATGTAGCTATTGTACAAGCAGAGGTGGATAGTGCGATCGCCACTGTGGAAAAAATGCAAGTTGAAGTTGATACAGCATACATTCGCGCCCCCCAAGCCGGTCAAATTCTGCGGGTTCAAGCTCGTCCCGGTGAAACTATCGGTGAGCAGGGAATTGTGGAATTAGGGGAAACTACTCAAATGTATGCGATCGCCGAAATCTATGAAAGTGATATTGGTAAAATTCGCCCTGGTCAAGTTGCTAATATTACCAGTCCTAGTAATGCTTTTGCGGGTGAATTAACCGGAATTGTGGATCGCATTGGCTTGAAGGTGGCGAAGAAGGATGTGTTAGATAGTGACCCCACAGCAGCTACAGATGCGCGAGTAATTGAGGCTAAAGTTCGTTTAGATGAAGTTTCTAGTCAGCAAGTTGCTAATTTTACTAATCTTCAGGTGAATGTGGAAATAGTCATTAGTCCTTAG
- the devC gene encoding ABC transporter permease DevC, whose amino-acid sequence MFKRKIPLAWRQLMKQKGRFIVALCGITFADFLMLMQFGFQSALYDSNTRFHELLQADVVLVSRQAQNLGLLSSFPRRRLFQAANLSEVESVNPLYVRLGVWKSPQTKLDESILVIGFNPEKPAFNLPAVNQKLEQIKYPNTLLFDRNSNGKYAQAIAQIYEGKSITTELQGRKVKIGGLYEVGASFVANGSVITSDQNYLRIFSGQQPGQVNLGLINLKLGSDANLVAKALQSYLNDDVQVFTSQEFIDFEKKYWQENGAIGFIFSLGVAIGFLVGVIVVYQIIYSDVMDHLPEYATLKAMGYRNSYLLLVVFQEALILAICGFIPGGFVSFVMYAFTRNVTKLPLFMTPDRIILVLILTIIMCLISGAIAMRKLNSADPADIF is encoded by the coding sequence ATGTTTAAGCGTAAAATTCCTTTGGCTTGGCGGCAATTAATGAAGCAAAAAGGGCGGTTTATTGTTGCTCTTTGTGGTATTACTTTTGCTGATTTTTTGATGTTAATGCAGTTCGGTTTTCAGTCGGCTTTATATGATAGTAATACCAGGTTTCATGAGCTTTTACAAGCTGATGTGGTTTTGGTGAGTCGTCAAGCCCAAAATTTGGGGCTTCTTAGCAGTTTTCCCCGTCGTCGCTTGTTTCAAGCTGCTAATTTATCGGAAGTTGAGTCTGTTAATCCTTTGTATGTCCGCTTAGGTGTTTGGAAAAGTCCTCAAACGAAGTTGGATGAATCAATTTTGGTCATCGGCTTTAATCCTGAAAAACCTGCGTTTAATTTACCAGCAGTTAATCAAAAATTAGAACAGATTAAATATCCCAATACGCTGTTGTTTGACCGCAATTCTAACGGAAAATATGCACAAGCGATCGCTCAAATTTATGAAGGTAAATCTATTACCACAGAATTGCAAGGACGTAAAGTAAAAATTGGCGGTTTGTACGAAGTTGGCGCTTCTTTTGTGGCTAATGGTAGTGTAATTACTAGCGACCAAAATTATTTGCGGATTTTTTCAGGACAACAACCAGGTCAAGTTAATCTAGGTTTAATTAATCTCAAACTAGGTAGTGATGCGAATTTAGTCGCCAAAGCCTTACAATCTTATTTGAATGATGATGTGCAAGTTTTCACCAGTCAAGAATTTATTGATTTTGAAAAGAAATATTGGCAAGAAAATGGCGCAATTGGTTTTATCTTTTCTTTGGGTGTCGCTATCGGCTTTTTAGTGGGTGTAATTGTTGTTTATCAAATTATTTACAGTGATGTGATGGATCACTTGCCTGAATATGCTACACTTAAGGCTATGGGTTATCGTAATAGCTATTTATTATTGGTTGTGTTCCAAGAAGCATTAATATTAGCTATCTGCGGTTTTATTCCTGGTGGCTTTGTTTCCTTCGTCATGTATGCTTTTACCCGCAATGTCACTAAGTTACCATTATTTATGACCCCTGACCGGATAATTTTAGTTCTAATTCTAACAATTATCATGTGTTTAATTTCCGGTGCGATCGCTATGCGAAAATTAAACTCAGCCGACCCCGCCGATATTTTCTAA
- a CDS encoding efflux RND transporter periplasmic adaptor subunit, whose protein sequence is MTSPEPQTDLGNNLSPNSYQSPLKQRRRLRLLLAFILIIGGGTAIVWRVFTPTHQAPLSNIKTPGVRVKVSPVQLGTVEESSDFVASLESQRSVQIQSKIPGQVTQIFLKSGEPVTAGTAIIQVDSGQATIDEMNAARQAAVSQRENARAKLQSLEAARLSHIADLQLQQQDYERYAELAAQGAVSRRARDQSASRLATAKAHLSAINSQIQTEQASISQGEKALQQAEINIKNRQLQPQSYKIKAPFSGTVGDISVQVGDLVNTSTPLVTVSQNQPLEVNISVPSAQSTQLRKGMPVEVLNPQGEVLSSSKIAKISPDNNNEEKSIQVKALLNNSDKQLQPEQLVRARVIWNQRSGVLIPTKAVSRQGGETFVYVIKTKESSQGDSQLIARQRRVKLGNIRDDNYQVLSGLEPEDKIVISGLLNLKDGVQIVPES, encoded by the coding sequence ATGACATCCCCTGAGCCGCAAACTGATTTAGGAAACAATCTTTCACCAAACTCATACCAGTCACCCCTGAAACAACGGCGGCGGCTGCGATTATTGTTAGCTTTTATACTAATTATTGGGGGTGGAACGGCTATAGTTTGGCGTGTGTTTACTCCTACACATCAAGCACCACTTAGTAATATTAAAACTCCAGGGGTAAGAGTCAAGGTATCACCAGTACAACTTGGTACAGTGGAGGAAAGTTCAGACTTTGTTGCTAGCTTAGAATCTCAGCGTTCAGTACAAATACAGTCAAAAATTCCCGGACAAGTTACCCAAATATTTCTCAAATCGGGAGAGCCAGTTACAGCAGGAACAGCAATTATTCAAGTAGACTCAGGACAAGCAACAATCGATGAAATGAATGCTGCGCGACAAGCTGCTGTCTCACAACGGGAAAATGCTCGTGCTAAACTTCAATCTCTAGAAGCAGCACGCCTCTCTCACATTGCTGATTTGCAATTGCAGCAACAAGACTATGAACGGTATGCTGAATTAGCCGCTCAAGGCGCAGTATCTCGACGTGCGAGGGATCAGTCTGCGAGCCGATTGGCTACAGCTAAGGCTCATTTGAGTGCTATTAATTCCCAAATTCAAACAGAGCAAGCCAGTATCTCTCAGGGTGAGAAAGCTTTGCAACAAGCCGAGATAAATATTAAAAACCGACAACTCCAGCCTCAGAGTTATAAAATTAAAGCCCCTTTTAGTGGCACAGTTGGCGATATTTCAGTGCAAGTAGGTGATTTAGTAAATACTTCCACGCCACTGGTTACTGTTTCTCAAAATCAACCTTTAGAAGTCAATATTTCGGTTCCATCGGCACAAAGCACCCAATTACGTAAGGGAATGCCTGTAGAGGTTTTGAATCCTCAAGGAGAAGTTTTAAGTAGTAGTAAAATAGCTAAAATTTCTCCTGATAATAATAATGAGGAGAAATCAATTCAGGTTAAAGCACTTTTGAATAATTCTGATAAACAGTTACAACCAGAGCAATTAGTGCGGGCTAGAGTGATTTGGAATCAACGTTCTGGAGTGTTAATTCCTACTAAAGCAGTGTCTCGTCAAGGTGGGGAAACTTTTGTCTATGTGATCAAAACTAAAGAGTCTTCACAAGGAGACTCTCAATTAATAGCTCGGCAAAGGCGGGTAAAGTTAGGCAATATTAGAGATGATAATTACCAAGTTTTGTCAGGATTAGAACCTGAAGATAAAATTGTTATTTCAGGACTGTTGAATCTCAAAGATGGTGTGCAAATAGTCCCTGAGTCATAG